A genomic stretch from Candidatus Woesearchaeota archaeon includes:
- a CDS encoding DNA-directed RNA polymerase subunit beta, with amino-acid sequence MSWAGANYEDAIVISERLVKNSKFTSIHVEEFVAYVRDTKLGPEVTTYDIPNVSEAKLKNLDEEGIVRIGAEVRAGDILVGKVTPKGETQLTPEERLLRSIFGEKAKDVKDTSLRMEAGKRGRVIGVRVFSRENGDQLESGIIKRIHIEVAQLRNISVGDKLAGRHGNKGVISRVLPEEDMPFTEDGEPIDIILTPLGVPSRMNLGQILEMHLGLAAEELGYQAIVPPFSGTTEEEIIQELEQAGYPQSGKITLFDGRTGEAFDQPIAVGNMYILKLHHMVEDKIHMRSVGPYSITTQQPLGGKAQNGGQRVGEMEVWAFLGYGAAYALREVLTIKSDDIVGRSAAFDAIVKGERIRQPHVPATFNVLIRHLRGLALDINLEKSNDNND; translated from the coding sequence ATGTCATGGGCGGGTGCGAACTACGAAGACGCGATTGTCATTTCAGAGCGCCTTGTGAAAAACAGCAAGTTTACATCAATTCATGTTGAAGAGTTTGTGGCGTATGTACGCGACACCAAGCTTGGGCCTGAGGTAACGACGTATGATATTCCAAATGTGTCCGAGGCAAAGCTCAAAAATCTTGATGAAGAAGGCATTGTCCGCATCGGTGCGGAGGTTCGCGCAGGTGACATTTTGGTTGGAAAGGTCACACCTAAGGGCGAAACGCAACTTACTCCCGAGGAGCGCCTCTTGCGTTCCATCTTTGGTGAGAAAGCAAAGGATGTGAAAGATACATCGCTCCGTATGGAAGCCGGAAAACGCGGTCGCGTTATCGGTGTTCGCGTGTTCTCGCGCGAAAACGGAGATCAGCTTGAAAGTGGCATTATCAAGCGCATTCACATTGAAGTGGCGCAATTGCGCAACATATCAGTCGGTGACAAGCTCGCCGGTCGCCACGGTAACAAAGGTGTTATCTCTCGCGTGCTTCCGGAAGAAGATATGCCGTTTACCGAGGATGGTGAGCCAATCGACATCATTTTGACACCGCTTGGCGTACCAAGTCGTATGAACTTGGGGCAGATTCTTGAAATGCATCTCGGCCTCGCCGCGGAGGAGTTGGGTTATCAAGCCATCGTGCCGCCATTCTCGGGAACGACCGAGGAAGAGATTATTCAAGAGCTCGAGCAGGCGGGATATCCGCAGAGCGGTAAAATAACGCTCTTTGACGGGCGTACCGGTGAGGCGTTTGATCAGCCAATCGCGGTTGGAAACATGTACATCTTGAAGCTGCACCACATGGTTGAGGACAAGATTCACATGCGCAGTGTCGGACCATACTCCATTACGACACAACAGCCGCTTGGCGGTAAGGCGCAAAACGGTGGTCAGCGCGTCGGAGAAATGGAGGTGTGGGCGTTTCTCGGGTACGGTGCGGCGTATGCGCTGCGGGAAGTGCTCACCATTAAGTCAGACGATATCGTGGGTCGTTCGGCCGCGTTTGACGCTATCGTGAAAGGTGAGCGTATTCGCCAGCCACATGTACCGGCTACCTTCAATGTATTGATTCGTCACTTGCGTGGCTTGGCATTGGATATCAATTTAGAAAAGAGTAATGACAACAACGACTAG